From Rana temporaria chromosome 5, aRanTem1.1, whole genome shotgun sequence:
ctctgtccagcgatgtccacaattcCCTCAGCCATCCGGaactctcatgattggctggggCACAGCTGCGGCACCATTGGCTGACTGACAGCCGCAGgaaccaatcaggagagaggcaCACAGGGCTGCAGCTTGGCTGCCCGCATAGCAAGCTGCTACTCGTCAGGACGGAGGGGTCCCGGAGCAGCGAAAAGTGAcccgagctgctctgtgcaaaaccaactgcacggaGGAAGTATATAAACAgggttgtttgttttttaaagcaagactttacaatcactttaatgcttcAAAGATGTTTGGGAAATTAGCTTCTATATGGGGTAGTCACATTGTGTATTGTGGCATACCTAGGTATTTCTCAATCCGAGAGTTGTCAGTGAGAGGGATACGCTGCTTCTGGATCTTCAGGTATCCTCTCTTGTAGATGAGCTGCTTCACAGACTTCAGATTAGGATACCTGAGAAAGATAAAACTTTAGTTACCCACCATTCAAACTGCAAGAATACCCAAACCATCCTACAACAGTAGCACAAAACGTTCCACACAAGTCTAGAGTCTGTGGAAAAACACAGGCATAAAGtgcatgtgcgcccaccctaatAACAGTTTATTGCCTGCTCCCCCTTGCCCAACTACTAGGATTCAGGCATAGAGAAGCCCATGAAAGCTCCTGCAGAAATTTGCATGAATATTTTACCAAGTGTTCGTTTCTTCTGAATGCGGGAAAGGACGACTAATTTTATACTTTAGGAGGTTGCTGCCACAAGACTCACCCCCAAGCGATGTAGGGCTCCACCAATCTCAACATGTTGATAGAAGCCTTGTTGAGCCTGACAAAGGTGCCGTTGAAGATCTGGCGAAGACGGAGGAGCTGCAACACTTTGCGAACCTTTGGACTTACTCCATTGATACTGTAaaaatgaggggggaaaaaaattaaataaaaaaaataagcaaagctTTGACATATCAACGCAAACATTTTGCTTAAACTGGATAAAATCTAAATTGGTCcgtgaaaacaaaaataataagaaatgaCCCAGCAGCTGTTGGGGGTACTGTCAGTTTCagttttgtatgcaagacaggacAAAAGGAATTACACTCACTTTAGCTACAGCCATGGTGGCTGGGACAGAAGGTGCTTCTGGTgtccacctctcccccccccccttctctcctacACCCACCCACCTTTGCCGGCCTTGGACTtcaggctgaagcccctggtctttatgccaaaaaaaaaaaaaaatacggctaCTAACTTTTTTAGCCAGCTCCTAGatttaaagcaaatttgtcaagccctggcatATACCATTGGCTCCTGATGCTCCTGATGCCGTGTCAACTGAAGCACAGTGTGGCTAGGGATCAAACCTGGATGAGTACCCCCATAGTAAGCGGCTTGTTAGAGGCACTCTGAAGGTAGGAGCCAGAAGCAccggcaggggacccaagaagaggaggatcagggttgctctgtgtaaaaccattgcTCATAGCAggaaaatataacatgtttgtttaaccacttcaggaagtcagtaaaaccttctggagctgaccaggccattttgttcgatatggcactgcgttgctttaaccaaCAATTGCGGTCATGCAAGGCTTTAACCCaaataaaatcgaatttcttaATCAGTTTATATACACTGCACAATATTTGATGTTTTGTATACATCATTGTTAATTCAATGTTAATGACAAGCTGATTTATGGTTGTCACaatcaatattttattgtaaatgtttagaaatttttacttcgtaataaaaatattttacatgATAAATGTGACTGTATCAGTTGCTCATACGATGCCATTATAGTCCAATACAGCTTCCCTTTTCTTTACAATCATTTCTTAATCAattcaggccaatatgtattctggtaTTTAGCTTAGTGAAGACGGTGgcggcagctacagtatttgtagccactgacttaaacacccccccccccccccaagctggaACACCTCTAAGATCTGTATGCAAGGCAAGAAAGTAAGCAAGACAAAAGGACatttagcatttaaaaaaaaatatatataatataaaaaaaaaaaaaaataatataaaaaaaaaaaaaaaaagacagtaaagcAGTGGGCAGCCTCTAGGTTTCTCTCATAACCAGTTTATAGTAAAAGCCTTCCAATAATTCTCATAGGGCACCTATAATCACAAAACACATTCCAATATCTATTGTGAAGCCTGAGTACAGAACATTAATATTCCAGCATTAGGTTAGCTTACCCTCTGATTCTAATGACGAATGCCAACTTGGGTTCAGCAGGCACATAATAGTTTCCAGCTTTGCGAGCCATCCTAGCCAGACGCACTTCACGTCTGTACAGCTGTCTGTATTCTTTGTAGTAGGATTCGGCTCTCTTGTAAAttaccttccttttttctttgcgGGCCTGaatgaaaaaatttaaatgttaACAATTTCAAGATAAATTAGTGAGAAAACCTACATAAAACAAGACCCGATAAGGGTAAGACATAAAAGTATTAAAAACCCCTCACCTTCTTTTCAGCCAGGATTTTCTTGATCCTTTTGGCCTTGGCTTCCGCGAAGGCTTTTCGCCTTTTTAGAAGGCTTTCTGGAACGGCTGGCAACTTTTTCCCTCTGTAATCAAGAGTTTGTTTTTTCAAACATATGCCCAAAATGTTCACATATAAAAATAAACTTCACACCAATTAGAACCACTAGTACTACAAAAAACAAGCAAGACTGTCAAAATTCTGAGTTTAAAGGAAAAATTGAATTTTATACATTTGTATTGGCGTCTGCAGAGCAATGCCACCATGATCAATGTGTTGTGGGTGCAATGCACAGGCTCCCGCTATTCCTACTGTTATGGTGACAGAGGCAATGAACCATGGACTACAAGTGCAATGATGCCCAGCAGCCCCACTAAGATCTAGGTGTCCTTGCATGACAGACGGAAAGCTTTAGTCTTCCTATGAATTTATGATGCACCCATGTGAGGGCATCAATTAAACTAGGAGGCAGCAGGGAGAAGCACCCGCAATTCAGGGGAATGTGACCGTTTCATGTTATAGCCGATGTATGGATGAAACCTTTCAGGATCACATGAAGAGTGCAAGCTGTGTGTCAGGACCCAGGCTGACAGTCATCTCTGTCCTAAAATCATTCTGACAGCTCCCAGAAATCCTCATTTTGGGGTCCACTCACATGATTACATTCTGGACATCATAAGAGGCTGCAGTACTCAACATTTCATGATAATTTCCCACGGCAGCCATTCTGTGCCGAGGTCGCTGGGGGTTCTCTGAGTTGCAGCTGATCTCCCATTTGAAGGTGTCTGCACAGGCCTGGAGCCCCCACTGTAAATGGCATGCTACCCACTGACACCTTACTCATCATAAGTGGCATGCTACTCAATGTAAATGACAAGCTGCTCACtgacacctacccccccccctataaatGGCATGCTACCCACTGACACCTACATCCCCCATAAGTGGCATGCTACCCACTGATCCCTTCACTGTGGATGACATGCTACCCACTGACACCTACCCCCCATAGTTGGCATTCTACCTGAGCCCCCCACTGTAAACGGCATGCTATCAGCTGACATACCTCCCAAGTGGCATTCTACCCAATGTGCTGACCCCCCTCCCCACGCCCATTGTTAATAGCACACTATCCTCTGAACCCCTTCCTCAATGTAAACATTTTACCTACCGAGGTCATTCTACCCACTGAGCCAGAGTCATTGATTTTGGCCAACATCCAAGACCTGAACATGACATCAGGTGTTCCTCTGCAGTATTTGGCTTACAGGGACTCCATCACCCGCCTGTGCCTGCCCCCCAGCACCCATGTACAGTACATGTATGGCTCAGTCTACAAAGTAAAGTAGAAGTACGACTCAGTACATAGAGTAGAAGTGTGGCTCAGTCTATAAGAGTACAGTTATGGATCAGCCCATGTAGAGTCATCAATCAGCGCATAGAGTAAAGTAGAAGTATGGCTCAGTGCATAGGAGTAGAATACAGTTATAGATcagtctatagcaggggtctcaaactggcagccctcccactgttgcagaactacaagtcccatcatgcctctgcctgagggagtcatgcttgtaactgtcagccttgtaatgcctcatgggacttgtagttttgcaacagctgaagggccgccaATTTGAGATCCCTGGTCTATAGAGTACAAGTATGGCTCAGTGCATAGAGTAGAATACAGTTATGGCTCAGTCCATGTAGAGTCATCGATCAGTCCATAGAGTAAAGTAGAAGTATGGCTCAGTCCATAGAGTAAAGTAGGAGTTATGGCTCAGTACATAAGAGTAAAGTACAAGTATGGCTCAGTGCATAGAGTAGAATACAGTTATAGATCAGTCCATAGAGTAGAAGTATGGCTCAGTCTATAGAGTAGAAATGTGGGGTGCAGGAAGCTGGGCCTGTATTATAGAAGGTGATAATACACGGAGGAAGGAGGGTTCTATAGAGAACACACATTGCTCCGTCCCCCCCAGTGATAAGAATAGAGGAGCCCCGATCACAGACTGACAGGCCGCAACCACCTCAGCAAATCCCCGGCCCCCCGTACAccgccctccctcctcctccgacaCTAATACGGCGCTCAGTCTATCCGGCACCGTCTCGCAGCACTACTGAGGGGACGAGAAGCCGGGAAAAGGCGATCTGACAGACGGATGGGAGCGGATTATACAGAGGCCATGGACTACTCACTCTGTCCCCGCCATGTTCACCACCGGAAAAGAGGGCAACACGCATGCGCGGAGCTCAGTTAAGCACACGGCGATGTGACATCATCGGGCCGCGCTGGAAAGGTGGAATGCCCTGGTCGCTTCCGCTTCCGGTGTTATTTGGTtgatgtctgtctgtgtgtgtacaGAGTCAGACTGCTCAGTGTGTCTGAGGAAGGTTCATATAAGTAATGAGGTTGTGCCAGCTCTATGCTGGGGATTCTCTGCATGGAGATGGAGGCTCagacatcagagtgtccctgttCTCACTCAGCACCTTGTATTGTCCGGGGACACTCATGTCTACTTCTCAAGTGTGCCACAGATCCACCATGTTCTTACTTGCAACACTTTCTATATGATCACAATGGTTTCTACAACTTTATCAACACATACCACCGTATTAGAGCAACATTcaatccaaaagcaaacatttattgtattgcagcttatcaattcttgtatagatgtgatggctgtatttgttttcttttttagtctttctttcttctaggttcatctggtgatctgtccAGCAAGTCTGTTGATTTTCACAGCACAAcccctccagcagaatgtatcagtttacatagaTGAGACAaatcacttagggccagatcctcaaaagggatacgccggcgtatctactgatacgccgtcgtatccgtgtttctatctttggaactgatccacagaatcagtttccaagagatagacagaagatccggcatgtgtaagggacttacactgccggatcttaggatgcagtaccgcatccgccactgggggcatttcgcgttgaaatgccgcctcgggtatgcaaattagcacttacggagatccacgaagcttttcagcttcgttttttctccgtaagttttagtttgcaaacgcaaaattagggatgcttttacaaagtgtaaactgtttacaccttgtaaaagcagacctttctgtccagcgacgcgttttttttttggtttaaacatttttttttttcccgacgcaactttattgacccggcgcgatccacaaagctcggcataacgtaatttcgcgctatgcacgtctggaaaatgacgtcacgagcatgcgcagtacggccggcgcgggagcgcgcctaatttaaatgggaatcgtccccatttgaagaggaacgccttgcgccggcggaatttaagttacacagccgaaaatttctaggtaagtgctttgtggatcgggcacttaggtagaaattttaaggcagtgtaacttaaatgggaaattttacgttacgccggctctttgtggatctggcccttagacccctttcacactgaaggggcTTTTTAGGCATTTTAGTGCTACAAATCGCGCCTCTCAAGCCACGCCAGTGAGAAATCCCAAATGCTTTCACACGGGCAGTGCACTTGCCGGATGggaaaaaaagttctgcaagcagcatcattAGGGCGGTgccaattgaaatgaatgggcagtgctccTGAAGCACTGCAACACAGGTGCTATTAACCCTTTGGCCGATAGTGGGGGTTTAAAGTGCCCCGCTggtggccgaatagcgccgctataacagtggtaaagcgccgctaaaactagcagcgctttactgctaGCGCCCACAccaccctagtgtgaaaggggttataaaggaaaacattttcttccctaaatagcttcctttaccttagtgcagtcctccttcacttacctcatccttccattttgcttttaaatgtccttatttcttctg
This genomic window contains:
- the RPL7 gene encoding 60S ribosomal protein L7, giving the protein MAGTEGKKLPAVPESLLKRRKAFAEAKAKRIKKILAEKKARKEKRKVIYKRAESYYKEYRQLYRREVRLARMARKAGNYYVPAEPKLAFVIRIRGINGVSPKVRKVLQLLRLRQIFNGTFVRLNKASINMLRLVEPYIAWGYPNLKSVKQLIYKRGYLKIQKQRIPLTDNSRIEKYLGKRNIICVEDLIHEIYTVGKNFKAANNFLWPFKLSSPRGGMKKKTTHFVEGGDAGNREDQINRLIRKMN